The region TGGTGGCCTACTTGTTGCTGGCGGCTGTGAAATACTGCAACTATCAGATGGACATGCTCTGGGCCTATTCCGTGCAGCATGGTCTGGAGAAGCGAATGACACGGCTGCGCCTCATCCTGCAGGTGGCATTCTGCCACCCGCCTGGCCCCCAGTCCGATTCCCAAGCCAAGCCGGTGCGCTTCCACTTTGCGGAGGCCAACAGTGCATCGCCGACGGGCGACGGAGCCGTGGCCCACATGCTGGCGGCCCTTCTGGGTGCCTTGGAGTCACACTACGGCTGGCTGGCCACCCGCCTGTACCGCGCGTTCCGCCCCAAGTGCCTCAAGGCGGACGTGGGCTGGCGCTGGCGGCGCATGTGCTGCATTCCCATTGTCGTAATCTTCGAACTGGCGCTGGTCACCCTGGTAACTGGCATCTCCCTAATCGTGGCCTACTTCACGTACGCCAATGCCAAGGAGCGGGAGCAGATCCAGGTGGTGCTCTATGTGGTGGCCGCCATCCTGGGCACCCTCATCTGCACGCACCTGCATGTTCTTGCCAAGGTATGCGTCGCCCTGTTCACCTCCCACATCCGGCAGCTGAAGCGAGCGGTGCGCACCAGCGAAACGGCTCCCCTGACGATGCTCGGCGCCGAGGTTGCGGTGATGACGGACATGGTCAAGTGCCTGGACTCGTTCACCAATCAGCAGAGCCGGCTGGTGGGCGTGATCGATGCCCTCGACTCGTGCGACACGGAACGCATCCTCACCCTGTTGAACGCCGTCCAGACGCTGCTCTCCACGCCGAACCGTCCGTTTGTGCTGCTCATCTCGGTGGATCCCCATGTGATTGCCAAGGCGGCGGAGGCCAACAGTCGACGTCTGTTCACCGAGGGTGGCATCGGGGGCCACGACTTCCTGCGGAACCTGGTCCATCTGCCCGTCTACCTGCAAAACTCCGGGCTGCGCAAGGTGCAGCGAGCCCAGATGACCGCCCTGCTGTTCAAACggagtggcggcggcggtgagTACCAGAACGACGATGGACCCACCCTGGGGCACTCTGTATCCGCGCGACGTCTGTCCAATGCCTCGGAGATCGTTTCGAGCCAGGAGAAACTGCGTGGGCCGGCACGACCAGGCGGGGGCAAGAAGCTGCGCCTCTCCGAGTCGGTGGCCAGCTCGACGGGCTCCAATCTGCATCGCCTGGGTCAAAATCCCCAGGGTGTGCTCGACCTCTCGCGGATAGTGCTCACCGATGACTACTTCAGTGACGTGAATCCGCGCAGCATCCGGCGGCTGATGAACGTCATCTACATCACGGTGCGGCTGCTGAAGGCCTTCCAGATTGACTTTAGCTGGTACCGTCTCAGCTCCTGGATCAACCTGACGGAACAGTGGCCCCTGAGGGCCAGCATGATAGTGCTCCATCACGACCAGTTCATGGACACCAGTGCGGATGAGAATGTCTCCCTGCAGAGCGTATACGAGAAGTGAGATATGGTTCGTACTGTGAATCTTTCGCTTACTTACATCTCTCTCATCCATAGACTGCGGCCCAAGCTTGCGTATTTGCGAGAGGCTGCACCGCTTCTGGAGCTGGATCGGGATGAGCGGAAGCTGGATGCCTTCCTGCAGCTCCACAAATCGGACTTGCTTGTGGCAGACTTGCGCATCTTTCTGCCCTTCACCATCAATTTGGATCCGTATTTAAGGAAGGTTCTGAAGGGTAAGTGGCGGGCAACGAAAGCTAGTCCTGAATCCTTAAAAACTGAAATAAATCTCTCTTACAGAGGATCAGCAGACAATTGAGGATGAGAGCTCGCTTGTAATCCAAACCAGACCGAGCGTATACAACCAAATGCGTCAGCAGCCAGCGCCCACCACATATGTGCCttcgccacagccacagccctaTCCGCCCTACCAAGTGTTCCAGAACGATTTTGTGCCCAACGAGATGCGATCGAGGAACCTCAGCTCAAGTACGGAGCCCGTATCGCCGCTGATTGCCTCGCCCAGCGATTCCTTTGGCGTGAGTGTTTGAGGGGATGATCTTCAAATGGAAATGAGACCCTAATAACCACCTTTAAATTGTATACAGGAGGACATATTGCTGACACGTCTCACGGATCTGACAGTGGAGGGTGTCATCAGCCTGCTAGAGCGCATTGATGACATGAAGCCGGCCATGCCGAAGCTGGCGCCGGTGCTCCGTGATAATGCCATCAATGGACGCGTATTAAAGCACTGCGATATGCCAGATCTCAAATCGGTAGACAGAGCCCCTTCAAACTGTAATCCTTCCCCAGTTTCATGGCTAATTTCTTGCAGGTGCTGGGCCTGAGCTTTGGCCACTGGGAGCTGTTTCGCCTGCTGATCACAACGCTGAGGGAATGCGAGCGACAGCCGAGGAAGCAGAATCGCGCACTGCCGCAGGTCGCCGCAGTGGAGGCGCCGCCAGTTACTGTGCCCATGATCAAGGATGTGACGGATGCCCTGGTGCCGCCGCGCGAGTCCTTGTCGCGCAAGAACTCGGTCAGTCACATGGAGAAGCAGGTAAGAGGAGGGCCAACGGCAGAGCTGCAGAAGTGCAGGACATCTGTGATTGACCATGGATGTGCCGTGATTCGCTCTAACTCATGTGCTTTGATCTATTCTTATTCCGACCATTCTCTAACTAACCAAAAACGAAATGCAGTCGAAAGTGCACGACTACGAGTATCTCCAGGTAATGCAGACACCACGACACCACAGACTGATTCCAAATTCAATCAAAGCTTGCCTCCATGACACTCTCCAAATGCAACTAAAGCGGCTGCTATGTATCCTCCACTAAAGCCTCTATCTGCTTGTCCACAGGTCACACTGGAGGAGCAAATGATTTGCGGCACTTTGCAAACACTCAACGAGGAGGCGTACGAGGACGTGGCCAGCAGTGAGCGACCCAGTCCCACAGGTGAGATGTTAGCTACAGCCTCACAACTGCAATTGGCACCCATACGCGAGTCCTCCGAGTTCGGCTCGCCTTCCGACGAGCTGAAGCTGACTAGCATCCTGCAGCACCATGCCAAGACtcagaacaacaacaacaagcacgCGGTGCCGGGCTCGTACTTGCATGCCGATTACAATCGCAGCGCCAGCTCCCATTCCCTACAGAGTCTGGGCGCTGGTGGTGGCAATGGGGGCAACGGGAACGGTAACGACTATTGCGGTAGCACCTTCGATCTTATGCATGTAGAATCTGTCGGTGGCGGTATCTATGAGATGCATCGTGCTGCGGCACGACAAATCTCGATTAGCAGCGAGCGACTAACCGAACCCAgctctctgcccctgcccctggtgGTGGTCATACCCAATGGCTCCTCGGGGGAGCAGCACTACGACGACACAAAGCTGTGAGATGTCCAGTCTTTCCCGTCGTCTGAAACTGAAACTATGTAAAGTGCATGTGAAGTATTACGGGAACTGGGATTGCGGGCTTTCTAACTTAACCTATAGTCTGACAATGGGCAAAACCATTTTAAAATTGGACCAATTGTCAATGAATCCTGTAAGAAACCAAAGCAgaccaaaccaaaaaccaaaacataTATCATCTGGAACATTCTTTTATGCCTTGTTTGATTTACTTTTACTTTGGCTTGGCTTCGATCTGGACAGTATTATCGTATtatctatctatatctatctaaAGTACTAAAATTTGAGTTGTGCGACGATTACTAATTCATTCCAATTGTTATATTCGAAAGACGATTAGTTTAGTTTGATTAATTATTGGCCACAAGACATTTAAAATTGTGAACAACCAACCCTCcacccacacaccacacaccacacatgGCAAGAACTCCAGTCTAACATAAAACATGAACATCTAACAACTAACCCTAACTAAGCCTACCCTCACGGAGACACCCCTTCCCCACCCAAGAAGAAAGtatcaatcaaataaatgaTAAACTTATGAACAACTCTCTACCACTTGCATTTTATTCAGCTTTACCCATTCTCTCCGTAACtgtgtgtttgtttatttatcgCCCTTTTAACCTCTTTGTTCAGTTTGATGTTCGATGTTAAAAATAAGAACTATTTGTTGGTGTGCTGGTGAACCCATTGGGTGGCtctgcagctgccacagcgTGTGGCAGTGGTTCCCTAATACCCTGATAAACCATCCGTACCTTACCCTGTCCATATGATCTTTTAGAGCATGACACACCCACTGGTTGTGGGCCAGCAATGACGACTGCATTGCTTACCTCAGCCTCGGCCATGTACacgcatcagcagcagcagcaggcgcagccTTCGGGTCGCGATTCTATACTGAAGCAGCAGGGGAGTGTCAAGGGCGACAAGCGGGTATCGATTCAACAAACATCGAGCagtaataataacaacaacaacaacaataatgcCAAGTCAGCAACGAATGTGGAATATATCTCCGAAGGAGCAGGAAGCAAAGTGCGACTAACCGCAAGGCCGCCAGCAGGTAAAGATTGATTGATCGATTAAATATAAGTTTTTCCCAAAATAATCTGCTTAATGTTGTATTTAAGGACCCCGGCCAGCCTCGCTGATCATCACCAGGTCCGATTCCAACTCACAGTTCCAGCTGCTACGCTCCTCCTCAGTGGACTATGACGACGTGGAGGCCCAAGAGCACCGGACTACGATCCGGACGACACTGCTGGAGCAACAGGAGGAGGATGAAGCGGCACCGTTCGTGTTTACAGCGCGCAAATGATACAATCTGATAACCAGATGGCAGCCAAGCTTATTTACACAATTTAGATATAGGGCCAGTCTTAAATAAGCTAACTAACTAGCTAATTACTGAAAGAGTTTGCAGCTGGAACTCGAGAGTTGTGGTTCCCCAAAATAGAATGTACTCTAGCAAAAGACAATTGTTTGCATTAGTTCTTGTtatatttgtgtgtttatgtgtatTTATTAATTGTAAACTGATGGAAGAGTAGGATAAATGTGTAATGAGAATCTGCATATGGAATACATAAAGTGCTACagtgttatatattttttggtttctaTATGTACGAACTACGAATTATACAAACAATGAAAAGAGAATCAATATACATAGtgttttttcatttttgtgaTCGAAACTCGCGCCTGTTAACCAGAGCAGGTAGAAGGGCTTGGTAGAGTCTGAAGGCATGCGCGGGGCTTGGCAGTGTTCGGCAGAGCTCTTGCAGAGAAAACATCACATTCGTTTGGGGCGTCGTCAAAAAGGTCATGTCGAAGTCCGGTTCCTGCCAGAAGGCACCTCTCAGCTGTCCCTCCAATTTTGCCTGAGTGCCGACGCTGTGCGTGTGGGGCCTGAAGTCCGTTTGGGTCGAGGCATTCATGTAAAGGGCCGCAGAATCGAATTCCTCAGGTTCAGAAAATGGCGAATTGAAAAGCTGTTCCTGTTTTAGTTTCAGTATGCGCTGGTTTGGCTGTGCCTTGAGCTGAGCCTGTTTTAGATGATCCACATCGTAGGCCAGTATCCGGAGCAGATCCCTGGTGCTATCGGGCAACGCTTCCAGCCCCCATTTAGCCAAATCAATCCTGGTTCCCGGCGCCGAATTGAACTCATAAACCACATTGTAGTTGTTGCATATCGGCGAGGGATTCTCGAAGGCTTCTTTACTCATGAAGGACTCGCTCTTAGGCACTTTGTGTATAGTGTCCACCATAAGGAACTCCTCCTCCTGATCCTCCAATTTTTTCCGCTCGAACAGTTCGAGCACTTGCTTGGCCCGACTCTCGGCTAAGTCGCCCTTTTCTCGTTTTGTCAGCTTTTGTGGTGATGGCTCTGGATTGGCCGCCTCCGCAACGGCCTcattctgctcctgctggcaCAACTTCTCGAGATTTACGACTTTGATGTGTCTCTCGTCGTCTCGAACATAAATCCACTCAAGCTCCGAATCGGAATCCACCGCGGGCGTCGACTCCTGTTTTATTGTGGCGACGCGCGGCAGGCCATTTAATGTTACTCTCACCCTGGGATCACGCTTGCCTTCGACTTCAGTTTGATTATCTTCGCGTAGACGTTTAATATCTATTTGCTTATGCTCCTGATGGCGTCTTTTTTCGCTTTGATAATCCTCGCGTAGTCGTTTACTTTCCCTTTCATTATCCTCATAGTGGCGTCCACTGTGATTATCCTCGCGTGGACGCTTGTCCCTTGGTTTATCCTCGTGTCGATGTCTGTTATACGTATGACTGTCGTCGTGGTGGCGTCTATCGTCTCTTGGATTGTGTTCGTGATGGCGTCTATCGTCCCTTGGATTGTGTTCGTGGTGGCGTCTCCTGTCCCGTTGATGCTCTTCGCTTATGCGTTTATTGTCCCGTGAGGTGCGcttgttttccttttgattATCATCGACCGGACTGTTACTTTGAGTCCGTTTTTCAGCAACACTTTCCTCAGATTTACCCCTCCTGTGCTTtcgcttcttcttcttacGCTTATCTGACTCCTCTTTGAACTGATCCAACTCTTCCAACGCCTTCTGAGTCGCTTCGCGGCACGCTTCAAGTTCTTCCAGGTTGTCCGTTGAGTCTGGCGTAGCTGGTTGGGGCGGTTCCAAGTCCATGTTGTTAATTTCCTCCCTGTTGCTGAAACCACTTGGAATGTCCGACAAGCCATATTCGTCTAACTCCAATTTATGAATTATACCGCTTTCGCGGAGACCATCGAATAGTTCGTCGATTATTGCTGCAACAGTAGCAGCATCGCTTTCAGCAGCTGTCGGTTCTGTATTGACAACTGGAACCTCAGGCTCAGCCATGACAACGGGAGCCTCAGGCTGTGCCTTGACAAGAGGCTCCTCCGGCTCTTCGGTGGCATTAGTTGGACTATTTGGTTTTGTCAGTTCACTTCGCGGAGTACGAGGAAAAGATCGGATCTCGACATCGTCGTTGTCGCTTTCCCATCCATGGCCACTGAAACCGGTCGAGAAATCAGTGGTGTTCGGAGAATGAGGGATTCCAACTGTGCGTAGCGGCGTCTCGTCGTTCTCTTCGAGTCGCCGTAGCGGCGTGGTCTCGTTCTCGCCGAGTTTGGCATTATCTTCTGCTTTTATTTCAACTTTTACCTCAGTTTCGTTCATATTTCTACAAAATTTTGAATCACATCACAGAAAAGACGGTCAGACTTCTTTCCAatcctcagaaatataccaaaatataccgtctcattttaaaagtcgtaaatataccgatgaaaaaacgaacttagccctCTTAAGCCCCCTCTTTTTAAAacagttc is a window of Drosophila pseudoobscura strain MV-25-SWS-2005 chromosome 3, UCI_Dpse_MV25, whole genome shotgun sequence DNA encoding:
- the Arms gene encoding kinase D-interacting substrate of 220 kDa isoform X8; translation: MGSLGHRALLQFIDNNDISGLRAILDSRHLNIDDRDENATTVLMVVAGRGLTAFVREFLARGADVQAEDLDSWTALLCAARNGHFDVVQLLLDHGAEVEHRDMGGWTSLMWAAYRGHTELVRLLLEKGADGNAHGNYHLGALLWAAGRGFKDIVELLVQRGAKVNVGDKYGTTALVWACRRGNVEIVDTLLKAGANVDTAGMYSWTPLLVAAAGGHTDCVSSILEKKPNVNALDKDGMTALCIASREGFQDIAASLIAAGAYINIQDRGADTPLIHAVKAGHRTVVEALLKKHADVDIQGKDRKTAIYTAVEKGHIQIVKLLLSTNPDLESSTKDGDTPLMRAVRNRNLEIVHMLLDRKAKVMAADKRGDTCLHIAMRARSKAIVEALLRNPKHSQLLYRANKAGETPYNIDTLHQKTILGQVFGARRLNTNEDSEGMLGYELYSSALADVLSEPTLTTPITVGLYAKWGSGKSFLLNKLRDEMNNFAKQWAEPPAKTSGLLFIVCLHVALLIGTIVGLSTWSTVCGVSSAAAFMLVAYLLLAAVKYCNYQMDMLWAYSVQHGLEKRMTRLRLILQVAFCHPPGPQSDSQAKPVRFHFAEANSASPTGDGAVAHMLAALLGALESHYGWLATRLYRAFRPKCLKADVGWRWRRMCCIPIVVIFELALVTLVTGISLIVAYFTYANAKEREQIQVVLYVVAAILGTLICTHLHVLAKVCVALFTSHIRQLKRAVRTSETAPLTMLGAEVAVMTDMVKCLDSFTNQQSRLVGVIDALDSCDTERILTLLNAVQTLLSTPNRPFVLLISVDPHVIAKAAEANSRRLFTEGGIGGHDFLRNLVHLPVYLQNSGLRKVQRAQMTALLFKRSGGGGEYQNDDGPTLGHSVSARRLSNASEIVSSQEKLRGPARPGGGKKLRLSESVASSTGSNLHRLGQNPQGVLDLSRIVLTDDYFSDVNPRSIRRLMNVIYITVRLLKAFQIDFSWYRLSSWINLTEQWPLRASMIVLHHDQFMDTSADENVSLQSVYEKLRPKLAYLREAAPLLELDRDERKLDAFLQLHKSDLLVADLRIFLPFTINLDPYLRKVLKEDQQTIEDESSLVIQTRPSVYNQMRQQPAPTTYVPSPQPQPYPPYQVFQNDFVPNEMRSRNLSSSTEPVSPLIASPSDSFGEDILLTRLTDLTVEGVISLLERIDDMKPAMPKLAPVLRDNAINGRVLKHCDMPDLKSVLGLSFGHWELFRLLITTLRECERQPRKQNRALPQVAAVEAPPVTVPMIKDVTDALVPPRESLSRKNSVSHMEKQSKVHDYEYLQVTLEEQMICGTLQTLNEEAYEDVASSERPSPTGEMLATASQLQLAPIRESSEFGSPSDELKLTSILQHHAKTQNNNNKHAVPGSYLHADYNRSASSHSLQSLGAGGGNGGNGNEHDTPTGCGPAMTTALLTSASAMYTHQQQQQAQPSGRDSILKQQGSVKGDKRVSIQQTSSSNNNNNNNNNAKSATNVEYISEGAGSKVRLTARPPAGPRPASLIITRSDSNSQFQLLRSSSVDYDDVEAQEHRTTIRTTLLEQQEEDEAAPFVFTARK
- the Arms gene encoding kinase D-interacting substrate of 220 kDa isoform X7, with the translated sequence MFKARLKTSPSGGGENINRYGESMGSLGHRALLQFIDNNDISGLRAILDSRHLNIDDRDENATTVLMVVAGRGLTAFVREFLARGADVQAEDLDSWTALLCAARNGHFDVVQLLLDHGAEVEHRDMGGWTSLMWAAYRGHTELVRLLLEKGADGNAHGNYHLGALLWAAGRGFKDIVELLVQRGAKVNVGDKYGTTALVWACRRGNVEIVDTLLKAGANVDTAGMYSWTPLLVAAAGGHTDCVSSILEKKPNVNALDKDGMTALCIASREGFQDIAASLIAAGAYINIQDRGADTPLIHAVKAGHRTVVEALLKKHADVDIQGKDRKTAIYTAVEKGHIQIVKLLLSTNPDLESSTKDGDTPLMRAVRNRNLEIVHMLLDRKAKVMAADKRGDTCLHIAMRARSKAIVEALLRNPKHSQLLYRANKAGETPYNIDTLHQKTILGQVFGARRLNTNEDSEGMLGYELYSSALADVLSEPTLTTPITVGLYAKWGSGKSFLLNKLRDEMNNFAKQWAEPPAKTSGLLFIVCLHVALLIGTIVGLSTWSTVCGVSSAAAFMLVAYLLLAAVKYCNYQMDMLWAYSVQHGLEKRMTRLRLILQVAFCHPPGPQSDSQAKPVRFHFAEANSASPTGDGAVAHMLAALLGALESHYGWLATRLYRAFRPKCLKADVGWRWRRMCCIPIVVIFELALVTLVTGISLIVAYFTYANAKEREQIQVVLYVVAAILGTLICTHLHVLAKVCVALFTSHIRQLKRAVRTSETAPLTMLGAEVAVMTDMVKCLDSFTNQQSRLVGVIDALDSCDTERILTLLNAVQTLLSTPNRPFVLLISVDPHVIAKAAEANSRRLFTEGGIGGHDFLRNLVHLPVYLQNSGLRKVQRAQMTALLFKRSGGGGEYQNDDGPTLGHSVSARRLSNASEIVSSQEKLRGPARPGGGKKLRLSESVASSTGSNLHRLGQNPQGVLDLSRIVLTDDYFSDVNPRSIRRLMNVIYITVRLLKAFQIDFSWYRLSSWINLTEQWPLRASMIVLHHDQFMDTSADENVSLQSVYEKLRPKLAYLREAAPLLELDRDERKLDAFLQLHKSDLLVADLRIFLPFTINLDPYLRKVLKEDQQTIEDESSLVIQTRPSVYNQMRQQPAPTTYVPSPQPQPYPPYQVFQNDFVPNEMRSRNLSSSTEPVSPLIASPSDSFGEDILLTRLTDLTVEGVISLLERIDDMKPAMPKLAPVLRDNAINGRVLKHCDMPDLKSVLGLSFGHWELFRLLITTLRECERQPRKQNRALPQVAAVEAPPVTVPMIKDVTDALVPPRESLSRKNSVSHMEKQSKVHDYEYLQVTLEEQMICGTLQTLNEEAYEDVASSERPSPTGEMLATASQLQLAPIRESSEFGSPSDELKLTSILQHHAKTQNNNNKHAVPGSYLHADYNRSASSHSLQSLGAGGGNGGNGNEHDTPTGCGPAMTTALLTSASAMYTHQQQQQAQPSGRDSILKQQGSVKGDKRVSIQQTSSSNNNNNNNNNAKSATNVEYISEGAGSKVRLTARPPAGPRPASLIITRSDSNSQFQLLRSSSVDYDDVEAQEHRTTIRTTLLEQQEEDEAAPFVFTARK
- the Arms gene encoding kinase D-interacting substrate of 220 kDa isoform X2, whose product is MGSLGHRALLQFIDNNDISGLRAILDSRHLNIDDRDENATTVLMVVAGRGLTAFVREFLARGADVQAEDLDSWTALLCAARNGHFDVVQLLLDHGAEVEHRDMGGWTSLMWAAYRGHTELVRLLLEKGADGNAHGNYHLGALLWAAGRGFKDIVELLVQRGAKVNVGDKYGTTALVWACRRGNVEIVDTLLKAGANVDTAGMYSWTPLLVAAAGGHTDCVSSILEKKPNVNALDKDGMTALCIASREGFQDIAASLIAAGAYINIQDRGADTPLIHAVKAGHRTVVEALLKKHADVDIQGKDRKTAIYTAVEKGHIQIVKLLLSTNPDLESSTKDGDTPLMRAVRNRNLEIVHMLLDRKAKVMAADKRGDTCLHIAMRARSKAIVEALLRNPKHSQLLYRANKAGETPYNIDTLHQKTILGQVFGARRLNTNEDSEGMLGYELYSSALADVLSEPTLTTPITVGLYAKWGSGKSFLLNKLRDEMNNFAKQWAEPPAKTSGLLFIVCLHVALLIGTIVGLSTWSTVCGVSSAAAFMLVAYLLLAAVKYCNYQMDMLWAYSVQHGLEKRMTRLRLILQVAFCHPPGPQSDSQAKPVRFHFAEANSASPTGDGAVAHMLAALLGALESHYGWLATRLYRAFRPKCLKADVGWRWRRMCCIPIVVIFELALVTLVTGISLIVAYFTYANAKEREQIQVVLYVVAAILGTLICTHLHVLAKVCVALFTSHIRQLKRAVRTSETAPLTMLGAEVAVMTDMVKCLDSFTNQQSRLVGVIDALDSCDTERILTLLNAVQTLLSTPNRPFVLLISVDPHVIAKAAEANSRRLFTEGGIGGHDFLRNLVHLPVYLQNSGLRKVQRAQMTALLFKRSGGGGEYQNDDGPTLGHSVSARRLSNASEIVSSQEKLRGPARPGGGKKLRLSESVASSTGSNLHRLGQNPQGVLDLSRIVLTDDYFSDVNPRSIRRLMNVIYITVRLLKAFQIDFSWYRLSSWINLTEQWPLRASMIVLHHDQFMDTSADENVSLQSVYEKLRPKLAYLREAAPLLELDRDERKLDAFLQLHKSDLLVADLRIFLPFTINLDPYLRKVLKEDQQTIEDESSLVIQTRPSVYNQMRQQPAPTTYVPSPQPQPYPPYQVFQNDFVPNEMRSRNLSSSTEPVSPLIASPSDSFGEDILLTRLTDLTVEGVISLLERIDDMKPAMPKLAPVLRDNAINGRVLKHCDMPDLKSVLGLSFGHWELFRLLITTLRECERQPRKQNRALPQVAAVEAPPVTVPMIKDVTDALVPPRESLSRKNSVSHMEKQVTLEEQMICGTLQTLNEEAYEDVASSERPSPTGEMLATASQLQLAPIRESSEFGSPSDELKLTSILQHHAKTQNNNNKHAVPGSYLHADYNRSASSHSLQSLGAGGGNGGNGNEHDTPTGCGPAMTTALLTSASAMYTHQQQQQAQPSGRDSILKQQGSVKGDKRVSIQQTSSSNNNNNNNNNAKSATNVEYISEGAGSKVRLTARPPAGPRPASLIITRSDSNSQFQLLRSSSVDYDDVEAQEHRTTIRTTLLEQQEEDEAAPFVFTARK
- the Arms gene encoding kinase D-interacting substrate of 220 kDa isoform X9; translated protein: MKRTPKLHEVGRAYSEMSPLNPDSPPAPVASTSGYGSIFPFGLLRGSFGRGGNAAVQNINRYGESMGSLGHRALLQFIDNNDISGLRAILDSRHLNIDDRDENATTVLMVVAGRGLTAFVREFLARGADVQAEDLDSWTALLCAARNGHFDVVQLLLDHGAEVEHRDMGGWTSLMWAAYRGHTELVRLLLEKGADGNAHGNYHLGALLWAAGRGFKDIVELLVQRGAKVNVGDKYGTTALVWACRRGNVEIVDTLLKAGANVDTAGMYSWTPLLVAAAGGHTDCVSSILEKKPNVNALDKDGMTALCIASREGFQDIAASLIAAGAYINIQDRGADTPLIHAVKAGHRTVVEALLKKHADVDIQGKDRKTAIYTAVEKGHIQIVKLLLSTNPDLESSTKDGDTPLMRAVRNRNLEIVHMLLDRKAKVMAADKRGDTCLHIAMRARSKAIVEALLRNPKHSQLLYRANKAGETPYNIDTLHQKTILGQVFGARRLNTNEDSEGMLGYELYSSALADVLSEPTLTTPITVGLYAKWGSGKSFLLNKLRDEMNNFAKQWAEPPAKTSGLLFIVCLHVALLIGTIVGLSTWSTVCGVSSAAAFMLVAYLLLAAVKYCNYQMDMLWAYSVQHGLEKRMTRLRLILQVAFCHPPGPQSDSQAKPVRFHFAEANSASPTGDGAVAHMLAALLGALESHYGWLATRLYRAFRPKCLKADVGWRWRRMCCIPIVVIFELALVTLVTGISLIVAYFTYANAKEREQIQVVLYVVAAILGTLICTHLHVLAKVCVALFTSHIRQLKRAVRTSETAPLTMLGAEVAVMTDMVKCLDSFTNQQSRLVGVIDALDSCDTERILTLLNAVQTLLSTPNRPFVLLISVDPHVIAKAAEANSRRLFTEGGIGGHDFLRNLVHLPVYLQNSGLRKVQRAQMTALLFKRSGGGGEYQNDDGPTLGHSVSARRLSNASEIVSSQEKLRGPARPGGGKKLRLSESVASSTGSNLHRLGQNPQGVLDLSRIVLTDDYFSDVNPRSIRRLMNVIYITVRLLKAFQIDFSWYRLSSWINLTEQWPLRASMIVLHHDQFMDTSADENVSLQSVYEKLRPKLAYLREAAPLLELDRDERKLDAFLQLHKSDLLVADLRIFLPFTINLDPYLRKVLKEDQQTIEDESSLVIQTRPSVYNQMRQQPAPTTYVPSPQPQPYPPYQVFQNDFVPNEMRSRNLSSSTEPVSPLIASPSDSFGEDILLTRLTDLTVEGVISLLERIDDMKPAMPKLAPVLRDNAINGRVLKHCDMPDLKSVLGLSFGHWELFRLLITTLRECERQPRKQNRALPQVAAVEAPPVTVPMIKDVTDALVPPRESLSRKNSVSHMEKQVTLEEQMICGTLQTLNEEAYEDVASSERPSPTEHDTPTGCGPAMTTALLTSASAMYTHQQQQQAQPSGRDSILKQQGSVKGDKRVSIQQTSSSNNNNNNNNNAKSATNVEYISEGAGSKVRLTARPPAGPRPASLIITRSDSNSQFQLLRSSSVDYDDVEAQEHRTTIRTTLLEQQEEDEAAPFVFTARK
- the Arms gene encoding kinase D-interacting substrate of 220 kDa isoform X6 — translated: MKLSKSFDELILSASRLSLNNLRSPGKKKSKNNINRYGESMGSLGHRALLQFIDNNDISGLRAILDSRHLNIDDRDENATTVLMVVAGRGLTAFVREFLARGADVQAEDLDSWTALLCAARNGHFDVVQLLLDHGAEVEHRDMGGWTSLMWAAYRGHTELVRLLLEKGADGNAHGNYHLGALLWAAGRGFKDIVELLVQRGAKVNVGDKYGTTALVWACRRGNVEIVDTLLKAGANVDTAGMYSWTPLLVAAAGGHTDCVSSILEKKPNVNALDKDGMTALCIASREGFQDIAASLIAAGAYINIQDRGADTPLIHAVKAGHRTVVEALLKKHADVDIQGKDRKTAIYTAVEKGHIQIVKLLLSTNPDLESSTKDGDTPLMRAVRNRNLEIVHMLLDRKAKVMAADKRGDTCLHIAMRARSKAIVEALLRNPKHSQLLYRANKAGETPYNIDTLHQKTILGQVFGARRLNTNEDSEGMLGYELYSSALADVLSEPTLTTPITVGLYAKWGSGKSFLLNKLRDEMNNFAKQWAEPPAKTSGLLFIVCLHVALLIGTIVGLSTWSTVCGVSSAAAFMLVAYLLLAAVKYCNYQMDMLWAYSVQHGLEKRMTRLRLILQVAFCHPPGPQSDSQAKPVRFHFAEANSASPTGDGAVAHMLAALLGALESHYGWLATRLYRAFRPKCLKADVGWRWRRMCCIPIVVIFELALVTLVTGISLIVAYFTYANAKEREQIQVVLYVVAAILGTLICTHLHVLAKVCVALFTSHIRQLKRAVRTSETAPLTMLGAEVAVMTDMVKCLDSFTNQQSRLVGVIDALDSCDTERILTLLNAVQTLLSTPNRPFVLLISVDPHVIAKAAEANSRRLFTEGGIGGHDFLRNLVHLPVYLQNSGLRKVQRAQMTALLFKRSGGGGEYQNDDGPTLGHSVSARRLSNASEIVSSQEKLRGPARPGGGKKLRLSESVASSTGSNLHRLGQNPQGVLDLSRIVLTDDYFSDVNPRSIRRLMNVIYITVRLLKAFQIDFSWYRLSSWINLTEQWPLRASMIVLHHDQFMDTSADENVSLQSVYEKLRPKLAYLREAAPLLELDRDERKLDAFLQLHKSDLLVADLRIFLPFTINLDPYLRKVLKEDQQTIEDESSLVIQTRPSVYNQMRQQPAPTTYVPSPQPQPYPPYQVFQNDFVPNEMRSRNLSSSTEPVSPLIASPSDSFGEDILLTRLTDLTVEGVISLLERIDDMKPAMPKLAPVLRDNAINGRVLKHCDMPDLKSVLGLSFGHWELFRLLITTLRECERQPRKQNRALPQVAAVEAPPVTVPMIKDVTDALVPPRESLSRKNSVSHMEKQSKVHDYEYLQVTLEEQMICGTLQTLNEEAYEDVASSERPSPTGEMLATASQLQLAPIRESSEFGSPSDELKLTSILQHHAKTQNNNNKHAVPGSYLHADYNRSASSHSLQSLGAGGGNGGNGNEHDTPTGCGPAMTTALLTSASAMYTHQQQQQAQPSGRDSILKQQGSVKGDKRVSIQQTSSSNNNNNNNNNAKSATNVEYISEGAGSKVRLTARPPAGPRPASLIITRSDSNSQFQLLRSSSVDYDDVEAQEHRTTIRTTLLEQQEEDEAAPFVFTARK